From Pan troglodytes isolate AG18354 chromosome 1, NHGRI_mPanTro3-v2.0_pri, whole genome shotgun sequence:
GAAACCAAAAATTACACAGAGTTTAATGGCATCTGTGAACAGCACCTGTAATGTCACACTGACATGCTctgtagagaaagaagaaaagaatgtgacATACAATTGGAGTCCCCTGGGAGAAGAGGGTAATGTCCTTCAAATCTTCCAGACTCCTGAGGACCAAGAGCTGACTTACACGTGTACAGCCCAGAACCCTGTCAGCAACAATTCTGACTCCATCTCTGCCCGGCAGCTCTGTGCAGGTAACCAGCTCTGCCCATCTCTCCTGGTGAGTCTCAGAGATCACTCTGAGGAGCTGCAAGGTCTGAACGTGGGCCACATTCTCTAGGGAGATGTGCTTCCTTTATCTTTGGCCTGGTCACTGAGGGCATCACCTCCCAAGAAGCCTACTGGGAAAGAGGCCAAAGCCTTCTGAGAGATGCTAGACATTTCTGGGTGTTCTGTGGCAGCCCCTGATCAACTCTCTGATTCAATTTCTCATCCTGGCTTTTAATAGCAGAAAGTTTAGTTTCCCTAGGAGCTTTGGCACTCCTTCGGAGGACACCCAATTTTCATAATGCCCCTGACTGTGGGCAAACCTGCCCAGCCTCTTGGGCCTATTTCCTGAGAATCAAGACTCACTGCATCTTCTATTTCCAGACATGGCAATGGGCTTCCGTACTCACCACACCGGGTTGCTGAGCGTGCTGGCTATGTTCTTTCTGCTTGTTCTCATTCTGTCTTCAGTGTTTTTGTTCCGTTTGTTCAAGAGAAGACAAGGTAGGATTTTCCCAGAAGGTAAAATGTGGAAACTCACCTTCTCTCCTCCTGGGACTGAAGCCATTTATCCAAGGTTTAGCTGAAAGGTCCATTGTTCCAGGGAATCTGCCTTTTTCCAATCTCCACCCCACCACCTCCCAGAATGATGGCTCTGAGGATGGTATGACATTACCCTGAATGGTCTTCAGAATCCATTCCTGAGATCACCAGTAGCTGGTGGGCCCAGAACATGGGTTCGAGCTTAGTACATACATGAACAAGCTGTGCTTCACTGTACGAGTGTGTTCACCTCTCCAGCTCAGGACCCTCACATGTGAAATGTTTGGACTAGAGGATCTCTAGGGTCACTTCCAATTTCATTGTATTTTGATTATGACTATTGGAGAGTCATTGAGAAACATATACTAATCCTGTACTCCATGGTTGTCACTAGGTCCCTCTGAATCCCTCTGGATCATTCTGTAGTTGTGCCATTCTCTATTCAGAAAATCTGATCTTAGACCCTCAAGGAATCATTATACCCTCCGATTCACCCACATCCCATGTCCACCCAACAACTTCCTTTTCCCACCAATCACAATAAAAAACATGGAACTTCTGCTTCCATGTTCCTGACTCTCCTTTGGGTCTGATTCCTCAGGTTCCTGCTTGAACACCTTCACTAAGAACCCTTGTAAGTTCTCAGCCACAAAGTTCCTTGAATAATAATTGGGAGGGATGGGGAGTTCCCAACAGAGTGGTTAAACTAAGCACGTGATTTGCAGTCAGTCTAGGCGTGAAAGTCCCAGCTTGACCATTTATCAGCTACCAGTTTTTTAATCATTGTAAGCTTCCATTTTCTCAGTTGTAAAATATTCACAGTAATAAGGTGTGCTGTATATACTTATTAAGTAGATTAAGTGgaattagaaatacaaaatacttgGCCCAATTCCAAGTACATAGTAAGTACTTGATAAATGTTAGCTAGTATACTGATAACTGATTGGCCTGGGGCATGGTACGAAGGAGGCATTCTAGGGGGAAGGGGATTTGTGACGTGTGCCATGCTCAAATGGCCTCACAATGGGGAGAAGGCACAGCCTGCTTGAACCACAGGTGATCTGCAAGGTCCCTCAAAGAGATATTGTCTTCAATCCCTCACTGACTCTTGGGAAGAGAAAGGGCTATTCTTTGCATCTATAAATGAGACAAGAGAGAGCACTCAGTTTGTCTCATACTCACCAAATAAGTGATAGGACTAAACTCTGAATGTTGGAGCCCTGTAATACTGCTCAGCTCAGACCTGTTATTTGTAGGTATGTTGGTGCCCTGGATTATGAAGGCCCAAAATTCTGGCCTTCTTTTTTCACCTTGACCCCAAAATGTTCTGTGTTAGTACCAAAGCAAAGGAGTACACTGGCGTGAATGTCTCTTCTAGCCTATACATTCTTAAAAGGAAAGACTTGTCTACTGTCTTTTCTTCTCTGGGGCctcacacagagcctggcacatagaaggtgcttaataaatgtttattaactgTGTGAACTGGCAGGgttctgtggctcatgcctgtaatcccagcgctttgggagatcaaggcatgtggatcagctgagctcaggagttcaagaccaacctgggcaacatggtgaaaccctgtctctaccaaaaatacaaaaaatttgctgggtgtggtggcacacacctgtggtcccagctactcagaaggctgaggtgggaggatcacttgagtccagaagatagaggttgcagtgagccatgaggtggtgcaccactgcactccaacgtgggtgacagagtgagaacttgtctcaaaaacaaacaaaaacagactgTGAATCAATCAAACAAGCAATAAATGTTCATGAAACATCTACTATGGGCTTAACATTGAGATGGTTACAGCAAGGTCTGCACCAAAAGAATGTAAAACAGTATATAACTAGAAAGAATCAATCAAGTTAAAAAACTAAGCCCGTGACATGGAAAGTCAACTAGCCATGCAAGACAGTCAGTGGTAAGTGTCAGAAACATGAAGGGAGCTCTTGGGTAGAACAGCTACATTTGACTGGCCACACAGGGAGGGGTTGGGGAAATTGTCTTTGGCCTAATCTGGACTCTAGAGTAGAAGAGAATTCCCACTGACCTGTGGGTGAGGCCTCAGCCAAGTGACTCCTGAGACATTCTGAGGATCCAAGCATCCATTTCAAAGGATGGCAGCCATTTAATCCCTGGCGGCTTCCTTTCTTCATCTTAAAAAGAGAACATTGGAATAGATCATTGCTAAAAAAACCACCTTTCACAGACTGTGGGTCTATATTTATTTGTGAGACAGATGCTGCCTCAAAGAAAACCATATACGCATATATCATGGCTTCAAGGAACACCCAGCCAGCAGAGTCCAGAATCTATGATGAAATCCTGCAGTCCAAGGTGAGCTGATGCAATTCATGGACACCCCTGTGCCACCATCTCCATGACAGGGAGTCATGGGCAGCCATTGCCTCTGCTTGTTGTTGTCTAGAAAGCAGCCACGGCCAAGAGTCCAGAGGTTCCAACCAGGAAATACCATGTCAGGGAAGTGATGCCACGGATCTTTCTATGAGGACAGAAACGTGACCCATTGTCACCCCATGGCAGCCTCCATGGGCTGAGGCACTGAGTGTCCCACAGTGGGCCCGGCTCCAGGTTAGATGAGCCATGACTAGGAGCAAGGCGCCCCCTAGAGGGGCCACACAACAGAGGAGCTACTGGAGTGAGGTGAGGGCTGCTATGTGACTACCAACGTGGTGAACAGGTTGCTAAGGGGGCTACGAGGCAACAGAACTGACAGACAAGTTCCCTTGAATGCCCCTCCTGGTCTAGCAGCAGCAGCTTGCTTTCCTCAGACTCAGAGTCACTGTTCCACACCCCTCCTCCCATCCGCCCTTTacctgcctgcccctccctcccctccaccctggATCACCCTCTCCTGTGTCCCCACCAGCCTGCCTCCTTAAAGTCTGCAAGGAATCAAGGGGGAGACTGAGGTCTGCCTGGTCAGTCTAGCGCTGTGCTTGGACTGATAGGGCAGCTGGATCCATAGAGCCCATGGAAAGCTAAAATCCTGACTGAGCAGGACTCATCCTGAACCATGGGATCCCTCCTCTTGGCCCCTGAGGTTTTTCACCCCCGAGACCCTGCCCAACTGCTACCCATTCACCCCCACCTTATCCCTTCCTGATCCTAAGCCTCTCCAGAGTTGGATGGAGGCAGAACTGAGGCCAAAGGGGAGGCCACCTAGTAAATGTGGGACCAGGGAAGGATGGTGGGTAGAGGCAGAATTAGGAAAGGGGACTTGTAAGATTGGGCCTGGGCTCCCTCACTGAGGGGAAGATGTGTGTTTTACAGGTGCTTCCCTCCAAGGAAGAGCCAGTGAACACAGTTTATTCCGAAGTGCAGTTTGCTGATAAGGTAACCCCTTTCTGGCTTTTTATCCTTGCTTTCCTATCTCTTCCAGCCATTCTGGTGCACCCGGTCCATCCAACCAGGGGCTAGCTAGTTCCCCTGGGACTCCTTGTAGTTCTCAGGACCCACTGCCTAGGTTTTTGGTCTATATGTACTTCCACCCATGCACAAAGCCCCACTCCCTAGGTCAATGGCCATCCACGAGTTATCTTACTTGGGATGCTGATCCCACCCTTCAAATGCAGAAGTCCCTATGCCTCTGAACTACGGTATGGGAACTCCATCCCGTATAATACCTGGGGTCACTGCTAGCTCACAGtgtgaaaatgagaaaacaggtgCTTCCCTCTGAGCAAACACAGGCCCATGCCAGATGCCCAGATGGGTGCAATGGAGCAGAAGCTGAATTTCAGTTCATTTGCTCCCTCAGCTGCTCTTTTACCACACGCAGCCGGCACAACCATTTGTAGTGTCAAGTGCCTTGTGCCTTATGCCTGTGCCTTATGTCCTTCTCTGTCATATGCAAAGCCCTCTGACAGGACTTTAAATTTTGGGGATCTAAGGAGGGATTGTCACTATCTGAAGGTCCTCACTGCTGCTACAATCAGGACAGCTTTAGGGTTGCTTAAAGAATCATGTTTTCTAAGTATTCCTGTTTAATAGCTG
This genomic window contains:
- the CD84 gene encoding SLAM family member 5 isoform X1 translates to MAQHHLWILLLCLQTWPEAAGKDSEIFTVNGILGESVTFPVNIREPRQVKIIAWTSKTSVAYVTPGDSETAPVVTVTHRNYYERIHALGPNYNLVISDLRMEDAGDYKADINTQADPYTTTKRYNLQIYRRLGKPKITQSLMASVNSTCNVTLTCSVEKEEKNVTYNWSPLGEEGNVLQIFQTPEDQELTYTCTAQNPVSNNSDSISARQLCADMAMGFRTHHTGLLSVLAMFFLLVLILSSVFLFRLFKRRQGSCLNTFTKNPYAASKKTIYAYIMASRNTQPAESRIYDEILQSKVLPSKEEPVNTVYSEVQFADKMGKASTQDSKPPGTSSYEIVI
- the CD84 gene encoding SLAM family member 5 isoform X2, with product MAQHHLWILLLCLQTWPEAAGKDSEIFTVNGILGESVTFPVNIREPRQVKIIAWTSKTSVAYVTPGDSETAPVVTVTHRNYYERIHALGPNYNLVISDLRMEDAGDYKADINTQADPYTTTKRYNLQIYRRLGKPKITQSLMASVNSTCNVTLTCSVEKEEKNVTYNWSPLGEEGNVLQIFQTPEDQELTYTCTAQNPVSNNSDSISARQLCADMAMGFRTHHTGLLSVLAMFFLLVLILSSVFLFRLFKRRQDAASKKTIYAYIMASRNTQPAESRIYDEILQSKVLPSKEEPVNTVYSEVQFADKMGKASTQDSKPPGTSSYEIVI
- the CD84 gene encoding SLAM family member 5 isoform X3: MAQHHLWILLLCLQTCRLGKPKITQSLMASVNSTCNVTLTCSVEKEEKNVTYNWSPLGEEGNVLQIFQTPEDQELTYTCTAQNPVSNNSDSISARQLCADMAMGFRTHHTGLLSVLAMFFLLVLILSSVFLFRLFKRRQDAASKKTIYAYIMASRNTQPAESRIYDEILQSKVLPSKEEPVNTVYSEVQFADKMGKASTQDSKPPGTSSYEIVI